Proteins encoded in a region of the Penaeus vannamei isolate JL-2024 chromosome 30, ASM4276789v1, whole genome shotgun sequence genome:
- the LOC113814276 gene encoding keratin-associated protein 19-4, giving the protein MKPVSMLLAVAMALTCLVSWSTAMPAPDPVADPDPVAFPDAVADAAPAADPHLGYGYGGYGGRGGGYGYGGFGGLSYGGRGNYGYGGHGGYGYGGRGNYGYGGGRYGYGRGSFYG; this is encoded by the exons ATGAAGCCT GTATCGATGCTTCTGGCCGTAGCAATGGCCCTAACATGCCTGGTGAGCTGGAGCACCGCCATGCCTGCCCCTGACCCCGTGGCTGACCCTGACCCGGTGGCTTTCCCTGATGCCGTGGCTGACGCTGCCCCTGCGGCTGACCCTCACCTCGGCTACGGATATGGTGGATATGGGGGACGTGGAGGAGGCTATGGATATGGTGGTTTTGGAGGCTTGAGCTACGGGGGTCGTGGCAACTACGGATACGGCGGACATGGAGGTTACGGATACGGCGGTCGAGGAAATTACGGTTACGGAGGTGGTCGCTATGGCTATGGACGTGGCAGCTTTTATGGATAA
- the LOC113814269 gene encoding keratin-associated protein 19-5: MKWLSIALTLAVVVSCLVTWTAAMPDPSPVADPNPEANPDPFFFGGRGFGFGRGFGFGRGFGGRGFGRRGFGRRGYGRRGFGRGFGGFGRGFGFFG, encoded by the exons ATGAAGTGG CTGTCGATCGCCCTGACCCTTGCCGTGGTCGTCTCGTGCCTGGTGACCTGGACCGCCGCCATGCCTGACCCTTCCCCCGTGGCTGACCCCAACCCGGAAGCCAACCCTGACCCCTTCTTCTTCGGAGGTCGTGGATTCGGATTCGGAAGAGGATTCGGTTTTGGAAGAGGATTCGGGGGGCGTGGCTTCGGGAGGCGTGGCTTCGGGAGGCGTGGCTACGGGAGGCGTGGCTTCGGCAGAGGTTTTGGAGGTTTTGGCAGAGGATTTGGGTTTTTCGGCTGA